In one Helicoverpa zea isolate HzStark_Cry1AcR chromosome 5, ilHelZeax1.1, whole genome shotgun sequence genomic region, the following are encoded:
- the LOC124630280 gene encoding endoplasmin, producing MKYFLLLGCGVLLLAGCSRAQEGVGVGSVEEVTVDADLGASREASRTDAEAVLREEEAISPDGLSVAQMREMKEHAQNYTFQTEVNRMMKLIINSLYRNKEIFLRELISNGSDALDKIRLLSLTDRDVLDANSDLSIRIKAEPEKRLLHIIDSGIGMSRHELINNLGTIAKSGTAEFLSKMQDAEKSGAQEMNDMIGQFGVGFYSAFLVADKVTVVSKNNADKQHVWESDASSFSVAEDPRGDTLKRGTHITLHVKEEAADYLQPDTIRNLVKKYSQFINFPIYLWASRTETVEETDADDKPDADDDAQVEDAAEDKPETKKTEKTVWDWELMNDNKPIWTRKPSEVNDDEYTSFYKSLTKDSSPQLAKAHFVAEGEVTFRALLFVPRVQPADSFNRYGTKTDHIKLYVRRVFITDEFNDLMPNYLAFIQGIVDSDDLPLNVSRETLQQHKLIKIIKKKLVRKVLDMLKKIPDDEYDAFWKEYSTNVKLGVIEDPSNRSRLAKLLRFHSSRGDGMTFLADYVARMKPGQNHIYYIAGSSRAEVEKSPFAERLVKRGYEVLYLTEAVDEYCLSSLPEYDGKKFQNIAKEIFDLEENEAQKERLEAYKAQFEPLTSWLGNALGTWVTRCVVSRRLQRSPAALAATAFGWTGNMERLALSNAHQKADDAQRKHHLTQKKMLEINPRHPLIVELLRRVQDAPDEPDTLRAAHTLYRTAAIRSGYLLQEGQAGDFADDVEAMLARALGLPPGAAPEDDDEPDAPDADADELAADDHDEL from the exons ATgaagtattttcttttgttggGATGCGGCGTCCTGTTACTCGCAG GATGTTCGCGGGCACAGGAGGGCGTCGGTGTGGGCTCGGTGGAGGAGGTGACGGTGGACGCAGACCTGGGCGCGTCGCGTGAGGCTTCCCGCACTG ATGCGGAAGCTGTGCTGCGAGAGGAGGAGGCCATTTCTCCGGACGGACTAAGTGTGGCGCAGATGCGAGAGATGAAAGAGCACGCGCAGAACTACACCTTCCAGACAGAAGTGAACCGCATGATGAAACTCATCATCAACTCCCTGTACAGGAACAAAGAG ATATTCCTGCGGGAGCTCATCTCCAACGGGTCGGACGCGCTCGACAAGATCCGGCTGCTGTCGCTGACGGACCGCGACGTGCTGGACGCCAACTCCGACCTCAGCATCCGCATCAAGGCCGAGCCCGAGAAGCGCCTGCTGCACATCATCGACTCCGGCATCGGCATGTCGCGCCACGAGCTCATCAACAACCTCGGCACCATCGCCAAGTCCGGCACTGCCGAGTTCCTCTCCAAGATGCAGGACGCGGAGAAG AGCGGCGCTCAGGAGATGAACGACATGATCGGCCAGTTCGGCGTGGGCTTCTACTCTGCATTCCTGGTGGCCGACAAGGTGACCGTGGTGTCGAAGAACAACGCCGACAAGCAGCACGTGTGGGAGTCGGACGCCAGCTCGTTCAGCGTGGCCGAGGACCCGCGCGGCGACACCCTCAAGCGCGGCACGCACATCAC GCTGCACGTGAAGGAGGAGGCGGCCGACTACCTGCAGCCCGACACCATCCGCAACCTCGTCAAGAAGTACTCGCAGTTCATCAACTTCCCCATCTACCTGTGGGCGTCGCGCACCGAGACCGTGGAGGAGACCGACGCCGACGACAAGCCCGACGCCGATGACGATGCGCAG GTCGAGGATGCTGCAGAAGACAAACCCGAAACCAAGAAGACCGAGAAGACCGTGTGGGACTGGGAGCTGATGAACGACAACAAGCCAATCTGGACGCGCAAGCCCAGCGAGGTCAACGACGACGAGTACACTTCGTTCTACAAGAGCCTCACCAAGGACTCCTCGCCGCAGCTCGCCAA GGCGCACTTCGTGGCGGAGGGCGAGGTGACGTTCCGCGCGCTGCTGTTCGTGCCGCGCGTGCAGCCCGCCGACTCCTTCAACCGCTACGGCACCAAGACCGACCACATCAAGCTCTACGTGCGCCGCGTCTTCATCACCGACGAGTTCAACGACCTCATGCCCAACTACCTCGCCTTCATCCAG GGCATCGTGGACAGCGACGACCTGCCGCTCAACGTGTCGCGCGAGACGCTGCAGCAGCACAAGCTCATCAAGATCATCAAGAAGAAGCTCGTGCGGAAGGTGCTCGACATGCTCAAGAAGATCCCTGACGACGAGTACGACGCCTTCTGGAAGGAGTACTCCACCAA CGTGAAGCTGGGCGTGATCGAGGACCCCAGCAACCGCTCGCGCCTCGCCAAGCTGCTGCGCTTCCACTCCTCGCGCGGCGACGGCATGACGTTCCTGGCCGACTACGTGGCCCGCATGAAGCCCGGCCAGAACCACATCTACTACATCGCCGGCTCCAGCCGCGCTGAG GTGGAGAAGTCTCCGTTCGCGGAGAGGCTGGTGAAGCGCGGCTACGAGGTGCTCTACCTCACCGAGGCCGTGGACGAGTACTGCCTGTCCTCGCTGCCCGAGTACGACGGCAAGAAGTTCCAGAACATCGCTAAGGAGATCTTCGACCTGGAAGAGA ACGAGGCGCAGAAGGAGCGGCTGGAGGCGTACAAGGCGCAGTTCGAGCCGCTCACCAGCTGGCTGGGCAACGCGCTGGGCACGTGGGTGACGCGCTGCGTGGTGTCGCGGCGCCTGCAGCGCTCGCCCGCCGCGCTGGCCGCCACGGCCTTCGGCTGGACCGGCAACATGGAGCGGCTCGCGCTCTCCAACGCACATCAGAAG GCGGACGACGCGCAGCGCAAGCACCACCTGACGCAGAAGAAGATGCTGGAGATCAACCCGCGCCACCCGCTCATCGTGGAGCTGCTGCGCCGCGtgcaggacgcgcccgacgagCCCGACACGCTCCGCGCCGCGCACACGCTGTACCGCACCGCCGCCATCCGCTCCGGCTACCTGCTGCAGGAGGGGCAGGCCGGCGACTTCGCCGACGACGTGGAGGCCATGCTGGCGCGCGCGCTGGGCCTGCCGCCCGGCGCCGCGCCCGAGGACGACGACGAGCCCGACGCGCCCGACGCCGACGCCGACGAGCTGGCGGCCGACGACCACGACGAGCTGTGA